TCAAACTTGTATTCATTCTGAAGTTCGACTGCTGGGCGATATCAAAGCTGACTTCTCTGATCGTCATATCCCCAAAGGAACTCGTGGCACTATTGTAGAGCGCTACGATAAACCAGACGCCGTTGCCGTTGATTTGGCGATTCCAGATACAGGCTTAGTGGGTGGGTATCGTTACGAGAATGTTATTTTGACTCCACCACAGTTTGAGATCATAAAACGCTGACGGCGTGTTTAGCAGAACATTACAGGTGGGATTTCACACAATGGGATCATGTTCTTCTAAATACCTAAGTCAGCGAGAGCAAGACGAATTTGCTCAAGACGCCTGCGGTTAACGCCCAGATCAGACTCTCCCAGACGGGCGGCAGAGCGGACCTGAATCAGGTTCTCTTCAGCAGGTAGATAGAATTCAGCATCATCGACAAAACCCATCAGCTTGCTAGCAGATTCAGTCCGAATATAGTCATCCCGTTGCTCAACGACTGTAGTGTTGGGAACAACGCTTAAAACCTTCAGCAAGGCTTCGCGGGCAGTCTCCCGATCTCCGGCATAGGCAATCGGAGCAATTTCATGATCGAGATCAGCACCCTGACTCACCACGCAATTGGGAGAGTCAGGACAGGGTGCCAATTGTCCATCTTGCAAACCAATAACCTCGGGAGGGCTACCGGCAAACAGCCCCTGAAG
Above is a window of Acaryochloris thomasi RCC1774 DNA encoding:
- a CDS encoding DUF1499 domain-containing protein, coding for MTQYFLSFVLAGLLAFSGLFTSPAWAVSTSPAALPGLQGLFAGSPPEVIGLQDGQLAPCPDSPNCVVSQGADLDHEIAPIAYAGDRETAREALLKVLSVVPNTTVVEQRDDYIRTESASKLMGFVDDAEFYLPAEENLIQVRSAARLGESDLGVNRRRLEQIRLALADLGI